A genomic stretch from Ignavibacteriota bacterium includes:
- a CDS encoding VOC family protein: MEYNPVGWFEIYVQDMARATAFYETIFQWQMTPMGNPDPEGFPGMEMCSFPSSMTAYGASGALVKMPNTPSGGSTLVYFSCEDCAVILARVITNGGTVVSDKMSIGEHGFIAIFSDTEGNVIGLHSQN, translated from the coding sequence ATGGAATATAATCCAGTTGGTTGGTTCGAGATATACGTGCAGGATATGGCGCGGGCGACAGCGTTCTACGAGACGATTTTCCAATGGCAGATGACGCCGATGGGGAATCCCGATCCGGAGGGCTTCCCCGGGATGGAGATGTGCTCCTTCCCGTCGTCGATGACAGCGTATGGTGCCTCAGGTGCACTGGTGAAAATGCCCAACACTCCTTCCGGCGGAAGCACGCTGGTGTACTTCTCCTGTGAGGATTGTGCGGTGATCCTCGCGCGGGTCATAACAAACGGGGGAACTGTGGTCAGCGACAAAATGTCGATAGGGGAGCATGGATTTATTGCCATCTTTTCCGACACGGAAGGGAACGTCATCGGACTCCACTCGCAGAACTAG
- a CDS encoding MarR family transcriptional regulator, with translation MWVKLARAYATFNRLTVQQIRESGLTQPQFGALECLGHLGAMPIGELSRKMLVSGGNMTCVVDNLEKAGLVERVQSGNDRRSVTVRLTTKGQRLFQSIFPPHAAYIADLAATLSHKEQEELARLLKKLGLGLAPHP, from the coding sequence ATGTGGGTGAAACTTGCCCGCGCCTACGCCACGTTCAACCGGCTGACTGTGCAGCAGATTCGCGAGTCGGGTCTGACACAGCCGCAGTTCGGTGCGCTCGAATGCCTCGGCCACCTCGGCGCCATGCCCATCGGCGAACTCTCGCGCAAGATGCTCGTCAGCGGCGGGAACATGACTTGTGTGGTGGATAACCTCGAAAAGGCAGGTCTCGTCGAACGCGTGCAGAGCGGCAACGACCGGCGCTCCGTGACGGTGCGGCTCACGACAAAAGGGCAGCGCCTCTTCCAGTCGATCTTTCCGCCGCACGCCGCGTATATCGCGGATCTTGCCGCAACCCTCAGTCACAAGGAACAGGAAGAACTCGCGCGCCTCCTGAAAAAACTCGGTCTCGGACTCGCCCCGCATCCGTAG
- a CDS encoding pirin family protein, protein MITIRKAGERGSTRMGWLTSYHSFSFNRYYDPEHIHFGPLRVLNDDFVAPGTGFGMHPHDNMEIITYVLAGEVEHRDSTGTHSVIRAGDVQRMSAGTGVVHSEYNRSADKELHLLQIWLLPYKRGLAPSYDQRTFDAARRRNTLLRVVDGDARGDALAMHQHASMFVSSLEAGNTVEHTLEAGRGAYVFIAAGAATVNGLILGTGDAAMVRDEINLAISAQETAELVLFDLPMDE, encoded by the coding sequence ATGATTACGATACGGAAGGCGGGCGAACGCGGAAGCACCCGCATGGGGTGGCTGACGAGTTATCACAGTTTTTCGTTTAATCGCTATTACGATCCAGAACACATACATTTTGGCCCCCTGCGTGTGTTGAACGACGATTTTGTCGCACCGGGCACGGGCTTTGGCATGCACCCGCACGACAATATGGAGATCATCACCTACGTGCTGGCGGGCGAGGTGGAGCACCGCGACAGCACGGGCACACACAGCGTGATTCGCGCGGGTGACGTGCAGCGCATGAGCGCGGGTACGGGCGTGGTGCACTCCGAATACAACCGCTCGGCCGATAAGGAACTGCATCTGCTGCAAATCTGGCTGCTGCCCTACAAGCGCGGCCTTGCGCCGTCGTACGATCAGCGCACGTTTGACGCGGCGCGGCGCCGGAATACGCTGCTGCGTGTTGTCGATGGTGATGCCCGCGGCGATGCGCTGGCCATGCATCAGCACGCGTCGATGTTTGTTTCGTCGCTCGAAGCCGGAAACACGGTGGAGCACACGCTCGAGGCGGGCCGCGGCGCCTACGTCTTTATTGCCGCCGGTGCGGCAACGGTGAATGGCTTGATATTAGGGACTGGGGACGCGGCTATGGTCCGCGACGAGATCAATCTCGCGATATCGGCGCAGGAGACGGCGGAACTCGTGCTCTTCGATCTTCCCATGGACGAGTGA